In the Aromatoleum bremense genome, one interval contains:
- a CDS encoding ABC-type transport auxiliary lipoprotein family protein: MLMSMKAGRSGLLVLALAAALGGCGNLGVPAERFTFFDLGLAEPVEPALEFPPARVEVRAPSWLSTGAMQYRIDYRQPAQREAYSETRWVAEPAEMLRVALDRALTANRSADGECRLHVELDEFVQVFDSEQSSHAKIVARAALLVPRSDAELSHRTLVVSEPAPTPDAAGGVIAFRRAVQRLAYDVSIWLASLDPERAQGLNTPGRCRR, encoded by the coding sequence ATGTTGATGTCTATGAAGGCAGGACGATCGGGTCTGCTCGTGCTGGCGCTCGCGGCGGCCCTGGGAGGATGCGGCAACCTCGGCGTGCCGGCCGAGCGCTTCACTTTTTTCGACCTGGGGCTCGCGGAGCCGGTCGAGCCGGCGCTGGAATTCCCGCCGGCGCGCGTCGAAGTGCGTGCGCCGTCATGGTTGTCGACCGGCGCGATGCAGTACCGGATCGATTATCGACAACCGGCGCAGCGGGAAGCGTATTCCGAGACGCGCTGGGTCGCGGAGCCGGCCGAAATGCTGCGCGTTGCACTCGACCGCGCCCTGACGGCGAACCGGAGCGCCGACGGTGAATGTCGATTGCATGTCGAGCTGGACGAATTCGTGCAGGTGTTCGACAGTGAACAAAGCAGCCACGCGAAGATTGTCGCCCGTGCTGCGCTCCTCGTCCCGCGCAGCGACGCCGAACTGTCGCATCGCACGCTCGTCGTCAGCGAACCGGCGCCAACCCCGGATGCGGCCGGCGGCGTGATCGCCTTCCGGCGGGCCGTGCAGCGGCTGGCGTATGACGTTTCGATCTGGCTGGCGAGCCTTGACCCTGAAAGGGCACAGGGATTGAATACTCCAGGACGCTGCAGGCGCTAG
- a CDS encoding MlaD family protein: protein MENRAHALAAGVFALLLGAALVLALWWFSDGRQPTRDYVLESRGSVTGLNVEGQVRYRGMPAGKVTDIRIDPQDSSKILVDIRIREDLPITRGTRARLGYQGVTGIAYVQLDDSGENPVPLTGDPPRLVLEPGLMEQLTDSTLDAMRRVTMIADQLAQFLSDDNLGRLRNTLQRLDSAAAGIDRTFADAPATLEAIRSALNQDNLKKFAATLANLEQASGDVVPAVAEMRALMARLQSTAENLDAATAATGEGLIDNTLPQLNALLKELTGTSRRLGSLIEEVQASPQMLLSGRSRRPPGPGEDGFEPERK from the coding sequence ATGGAAAACCGCGCTCACGCGCTCGCCGCCGGAGTGTTCGCGCTGCTGCTCGGTGCTGCACTGGTCCTCGCGCTGTGGTGGTTCTCCGACGGGCGGCAGCCGACACGGGATTACGTTCTCGAATCGCGCGGCAGCGTCACCGGCCTGAACGTCGAAGGACAGGTGCGCTATCGCGGCATGCCGGCTGGCAAGGTGACCGATATCCGGATCGATCCGCAGGACTCCTCAAAGATCCTCGTTGACATCCGCATCCGCGAGGATCTGCCGATCACCCGCGGCACGCGTGCGCGCCTGGGCTACCAGGGCGTGACGGGGATCGCGTACGTGCAGCTCGACGACAGCGGCGAGAACCCGGTGCCGTTGACCGGCGACCCGCCCCGGCTGGTGCTGGAGCCGGGCCTGATGGAGCAGCTGACCGACAGCACGCTGGATGCGATGAGGCGGGTGACGATGATCGCCGACCAGCTCGCGCAATTCCTCAGCGACGACAACCTCGGACGGCTGCGCAACACATTGCAGCGTCTGGATTCGGCCGCGGCCGGGATCGACCGCACCTTTGCCGACGCGCCCGCAACGCTCGAGGCGATCCGCTCCGCACTGAACCAGGACAATCTGAAGAAATTCGCCGCGACACTCGCGAACCTCGAGCAGGCAAGCGGCGACGTCGTGCCGGCGGTCGCCGAAATGCGCGCGCTGATGGCGCGCCTGCAGTCGACAGCGGAGAACCTCGACGCGGCGACGGCCGCGACCGGCGAAGGGCTGATCGACAACACGCTGCCCCAGCTCAATGCGCTGCTGAAAGAGCTGACCGGAACCTCGCGCCGGCTCGGAAGCCTGATCGAAGAGGTCCAGGCGTCGCCGCAGATGCTGTTGAGCGGCCGCTCGCGCCGCCCTCCGGGCCCCGGCGAGGACGGGTTCGAACCGGAACGGAAATGA
- a CDS encoding ABC transporter ATP-binding protein, which yields MSGAPVIELRGIVTRFGSNLVHDGINLSVARGEVVALVGGSGSGKTTLLRHMIGLTRPARGEVSLFGEPLFSGSLREQRARRRRFGVLFQHGALFSALNVAENIGFPLRELHVVTPKEIRDLVALKLAMVELEPSTALLMPAELSGGMVKRVALARALALEPELLLLDEPTAGLDPDRSAAFVELVRSLQAQLGLTVVLVTHDIDTLAALSSKVAILAERRILSYASQEKTMELDHPFVASFFRGEFGRRAIARSRGGT from the coding sequence ATGAGCGGCGCACCAGTCATCGAGCTGCGCGGCATCGTCACCCGCTTCGGGAGCAATCTCGTGCACGACGGAATCAACCTGTCAGTGGCCCGCGGCGAAGTCGTGGCTCTCGTCGGCGGGTCCGGCAGCGGCAAGACGACGCTGCTGCGGCACATGATCGGGCTGACGCGCCCGGCGCGCGGGGAGGTTTCGCTGTTCGGCGAGCCGCTGTTCTCGGGCAGCCTTCGCGAGCAGCGGGCGCGGCGGCGGCGCTTCGGCGTGCTGTTCCAGCACGGGGCGCTGTTCTCGGCGCTGAACGTCGCCGAGAACATCGGGTTTCCGCTGCGCGAACTGCATGTTGTGACGCCGAAGGAGATCCGCGATCTGGTTGCGCTGAAGCTCGCGATGGTCGAGCTCGAACCGTCGACCGCGCTATTGATGCCCGCCGAACTGTCGGGCGGCATGGTGAAGCGCGTCGCGCTCGCCCGTGCGCTGGCGCTGGAACCCGAATTGCTGCTGCTCGACGAGCCTACCGCCGGGCTCGATCCGGACCGGAGCGCGGCGTTCGTCGAACTCGTCCGCTCGCTGCAGGCCCAGCTTGGGCTGACGGTGGTGCTGGTGACGCACGACATCGACACCCTGGCGGCACTGTCGTCGAAGGTGGCGATCCTCGCGGAACGGCGCATTCTCAGCTACGCCTCACAGGAGAAAACGATGGAACTTGATCATCCTTTCGTCGCGAGCTTTTTCCGTGGCGAATTCGGCAGGCGGGCAATCGCACGGAGCAGGGGGGGAACCTGA
- a CDS encoding MlaE family ABC transporter permease: MRAPTASCGPSAGSGARPECRLEGDWTLRALAPRADEFRRLLARAGQGASWKLDGVTRLDSFGATLLWHAWREQWPEDLSADDELRAVIGRIAATAAEPLPEARAFTLTDAIVALGAALLGFANHLAGFVRLAGQLCLDIAYLLRHPSDWPLREISANLYKVGAKATPVAALVGFLIGVVLSYLSALQLRAFGADIYIVNILGLGIVRELGPVLVSVLVAGRSGSAMTAQLGVMRVTEELDALSAMGISRTVRLVLPKVVALTVAMPLLVLWTSAVALFGGMVSAWVQLDLGFGFFLDTLPRVVPVANLYIGLAKGAVFGLSIALVACHFGLRVRPNTESLSANTTASVVSAITVVILIDAVFAIATRSIGVPG; the protein is encoded by the coding sequence GTGCGCGCGCCCACCGCAAGCTGCGGGCCGTCGGCCGGAAGTGGTGCGAGGCCCGAGTGCCGGCTGGAGGGTGACTGGACGCTGCGCGCGCTCGCACCGCGCGCCGACGAATTCCGCCGCCTGCTTGCCCGTGCCGGGCAGGGCGCCAGCTGGAAACTCGACGGCGTAACGCGCCTCGACAGCTTCGGCGCGACGCTGTTGTGGCACGCGTGGCGCGAACAGTGGCCCGAGGATCTGAGCGCGGACGACGAGCTGCGCGCGGTGATCGGCCGCATCGCGGCGACGGCCGCCGAGCCCTTGCCCGAAGCGCGGGCCTTCACGCTGACCGACGCCATCGTCGCGCTCGGCGCGGCGCTCCTGGGTTTTGCCAATCATCTCGCCGGATTCGTGCGACTGGCGGGACAGCTGTGCCTGGACATCGCGTATCTGCTGCGCCACCCGAGCGACTGGCCGCTGCGCGAAATTTCGGCGAATCTCTACAAGGTCGGCGCCAAGGCCACGCCGGTCGCAGCGCTCGTCGGCTTTCTGATCGGCGTGGTGTTGTCTTACCTTTCGGCGCTGCAACTGCGGGCTTTCGGCGCGGACATCTACATCGTCAACATCCTCGGCCTCGGCATTGTCCGCGAACTCGGACCGGTCCTCGTTTCGGTGCTGGTGGCCGGGCGCTCGGGGTCGGCGATGACCGCACAGCTCGGCGTGATGCGCGTGACCGAGGAGCTCGATGCGCTGTCGGCGATGGGCATTTCGCGCACGGTGCGCCTGGTCTTGCCGAAAGTGGTCGCGCTGACGGTGGCGATGCCCTTGCTCGTGCTGTGGACATCGGCCGTCGCGCTGTTCGGCGGTATGGTGTCGGCATGGGTGCAACTCGATCTCGGCTTTGGTTTTTTCCTCGACACGCTGCCGCGCGTCGTACCCGTTGCGAACCTCTACATCGGACTCGCGAAGGGCGCGGTTTTCGGCTTGTCCATCGCGCTCGTGGCCTGTCATTTCGGCCTGCGCGTGCGGCCGAATACGGAGAGCCTGTCGGCCAACACGACCGCGTCGGTGGTCTCGGCGATCACCGTCGTGATCCTCATCGACGCGGTGTTCGCGATTGCGACGCGTTCGATCGGAGTGCCCGGATGA
- the ppx gene encoding exopolyphosphatase, whose translation MMQELIAAIDLGSNSFRLQVGRIVNDQIYPLDGLKEAVRLAAGLSADKLLDVAAQQRGLIALQRFNERLRGFPPDAVRAVATNTLRVAKNSPEFLLRAEAALGVPIEVIAGREEARLIYVGVAHTLPDPHRQQLVVDIGGGSTEFIIGKSFEPIHLESLYMGCVSFSLQYFPGGRIDKRGLREAELAARRELQAIAHSYRETGWEVAVGSSGSAKALVEILEQNGFSESGITRDGLERLKAAMLRAGSIDRADLAGLKGDRLPVLLGGLSIMSAVFKEFDLEHMVFSEGALRLGVLYDLLGRYHHHDLRDATVNAFVTRYGTDRKQGASVADTASHLLSRLVPEAAESDHPDRRFLRWAAMLHEVGVSVAHSSYHKHSAYILANADMPGFSRMDQGRLARIVLAHRGKLERVAAIDPESRDWLLIVCLRLAVIVHRARDGRGIPPIDIERDGRGFIVTARDGWLQKLPLTAAAIEEEQRQWLSVGRSLVLRTPPGRALVA comes from the coding sequence ATGATGCAAGAACTGATCGCAGCGATCGACCTCGGTTCCAACAGTTTCCGGCTCCAGGTGGGCCGGATCGTCAATGATCAGATCTATCCGCTCGACGGACTCAAGGAAGCGGTCCGCCTCGCCGCCGGCCTGTCGGCAGACAAGCTGCTCGATGTCGCGGCCCAGCAGCGCGGTCTGATCGCGCTGCAACGCTTCAACGAGCGTCTGCGCGGTTTTCCGCCCGACGCGGTACGGGCGGTGGCGACCAACACGCTGCGAGTGGCGAAGAACTCGCCCGAGTTCCTCCTTCGTGCCGAAGCGGCGCTCGGGGTGCCGATCGAGGTGATCGCGGGGCGCGAAGAAGCACGCCTGATCTACGTCGGGGTCGCGCATACGCTGCCCGACCCGCACCGCCAGCAGCTCGTCGTCGATATCGGCGGCGGGTCGACCGAATTCATCATCGGCAAGAGCTTCGAGCCGATCCATCTCGAGTCCCTCTACATGGGCTGCGTGAGCTTCAGCCTGCAGTACTTTCCGGGCGGGCGGATCGACAAGCGCGGCTTGCGGGAAGCCGAACTGGCGGCCCGGCGCGAGCTCCAGGCGATCGCCCATTCGTACCGCGAGACCGGATGGGAAGTGGCCGTCGGGTCGAGCGGATCGGCCAAGGCGCTCGTCGAGATTCTCGAGCAGAACGGATTCTCGGAAAGCGGGATCACGCGCGACGGACTGGAGCGGCTGAAAGCGGCGATGCTGCGGGCCGGCAGCATCGATCGCGCCGATCTGGCGGGCCTCAAGGGCGATCGCCTGCCGGTGCTGCTCGGCGGGCTCTCGATCATGTCGGCGGTGTTCAAGGAGTTCGACCTCGAGCACATGGTGTTTTCGGAAGGGGCGTTGCGTCTGGGCGTGCTCTACGATCTGCTCGGCCGCTACCACCACCACGACTTGCGCGATGCGACCGTCAACGCGTTCGTGACTCGTTATGGAACGGATCGCAAGCAGGGTGCCAGCGTTGCCGACACTGCTTCCCACCTGCTGTCGCGCCTGGTTCCCGAAGCTGCCGAAAGCGACCACCCGGACCGCCGCTTCCTGCGCTGGGCGGCGATGCTCCACGAAGTCGGGGTTTCGGTCGCGCACTCCAGCTACCACAAGCACAGCGCCTATATCCTCGCTAATGCCGACATGCCGGGCTTCTCGCGCATGGATCAGGGCCGCCTGGCGCGGATCGTGCTAGCGCATCGCGGAAAACTGGAACGGGTGGCGGCGATCGATCCCGAAAGCCGCGACTGGCTGCTGATCGTGTGCCTGCGCCTCGCGGTGATCGTCCATCGCGCCCGCGACGGACGCGGCATCCCGCCGATCGACATTGAACGCGACGGGCGCGGCTTCATCGTCACCGCTCGCGACGGCTGGCTGCAGAAGCTACCGCTGACCGCGGCTGCGATCGAGGAAGAGCAGCGGCAGTGGCTGTCGGTCGGACGCAGCCTCGTGCTGCGCACGCCGCCCGGCCGGGCGCTGGTCGCCTGA